Part of the Canis aureus isolate CA01 chromosome 3, VMU_Caureus_v.1.0, whole genome shotgun sequence genome, gggacacctgggtggctcagtggttgagcacctgcctttggctcagggtgtgatcctgcagtctcaggatcgagtcccacatcaggcttcctgcttggagcctgcttctccctctgcctacatctctgcctctctcttctgtgtctctcatgaataaataaataaaatcttaaaaaaaaaaaaaaaagaaattatctggGCCACTTCCTGGTCACCTGAGCCAGGTGAGCCTCCTCCACATTTCCTCTTCATCCTTGCCGCCGCCTGCCTCTGACCCAGGAATGGTAGCAACCCAGTTTTGACAGGACGGACAGCACTGCCCCAGAGCAGCGGTCTTCAGATTTCACTGTGCAGACAGATCACCTGAGGATCTTCAAACACAGATACTGATTCAGAAGATGTGCTTGGGGCCTGCGACTCTGTAGTTCTAGTGAGCTTCTAGGTAATGTCAATGCTGCTGGCCTGCAGACCACACTCTTGAGTACAAGACCCTACAGGCTGGCAAAGCTGCACTTTTAGCCTTGATCTTCGTATGACCTGTGGAACATGCTGAACTACCCACGCTGGGctgttttttgggaaaaaaaaaaaaattaagttctatgTTATTGAATCGTTGCATTTTTAGCCTTCATCCTAGCACCACTGGGGTATAGAATTCCAGATTAGAACAACTTAGtaaataaactttcatttaaTCCCTATTTTCTCGTTTTAgttctaagcttttttttttttttttttttttttttttttttttaattaatttaagtaatctctacacccaacatggggcttgaactcactacccggagatcaagagtcacatgcccttctgactgggccagccagctACCCCTAATCTCTGTTTTCAATACAACTGTGCccagtggggcaggggcaggtggggagggccTTCCATGCCAAAGGCCCTGTTTTCCaccttcaacaacaacaacaacaaaacctccAGTATTTGATGGGTTGGAGCTGAGTGGTTGTACAGAGATATATACAGCAAAGGAGAAAATCTGGGGAAGGGGTATCTATTTCAAATAATCCTCCTCATTTTAGTATCACCTACATCCCAGTTGTACACGATGCCACTAAATTAAGAGTAAATCATGTTGCTTTGAAGCTTTCTCCACTGCTGGCTTAATGACCACTTCACTGCTAAATCAGTCACCACTTTCCCTCTGTCTTCCAGCTTCTACTTAATTTTGCTATTAATTCCTATCCCTGgaacacctgggttgctcagtggttgaccatctgcctttggctcaggttgtgatcccaggactggagatggagtcccacatcgggctccttgcagggggcctgcttctcctccctctgcctgtgtgtctctgcctctctttctgtgtctctcatagataaataaataaaatattttttaaaaattcctctctctctctgaccccttAATAAAAATTCCCTTGCTGTTACTTTATTAGGATTTTAAAAAGGAGTGAAGTTCCATGCGAGGTCCCTCACACTGAACTCAAAGTCTCCATTCATCTGCTATCCCTGAGCCAACCAGCTTCATTCCCAATCTTCCAGAGgctgtccccctcccccgccaaaGGTACACCTGGCCATAACACACTTCTTGTTATGAAGATCCTTCAAGGGTTCCCAAGGGCTTCGGGAGCAAAGTCCAAATGACTTAGCTGGGAAGCCCCTTGCTGATCTGGCTCCAACTCCATCAAGCCGCTGCCACATTGCACTGGCGGCTCCCGTCAAACTGGCTCCCTGGCTGCACCGGCGCTGCACCAGGCACCCCCTTCCTCAGCACCATGCACCCGCTGGGGCCGACCCCCTCTTCCACTGCAGCCTCTCGTCCACCTGATGATCCCTAAGCTCGTCTCCAGCAACGCTTATCCCCTCCACCCCCGCTCCAATCCTCTCTCTGGGCTCCCGGAGGGCCACCTCGCTGTCACGTGACAGTCCATCCCATTCATCCCGCAGCCCCAGACCCCACCTGTACCAGGCAACCagaaagggaaagggggaaggcTGAAAGGAGCCAGCTCCTGTGAACAAGCTGCAAAGCCTGGGTGTCAGCGGGGCTCCCGCCCGCGGGGGGAATCGCTGGGGCGATGAACAAGGCGACACTCACCGGGTCAGGCCTCCCCAGGCCCCGACGGACGGCGGAGCGGGCCGGGCAAGCAGAGCATCCCAGAGCTCCCACCATCATCCCCCAGCACCAGCAGCCGCGCGGGCGCTTCTCGTAGAAGAAACCAAATACAGACGCgcccccacccgccacccccgCTCCGGGAATGTCGCGAAGGCTGCGGGCTGAGGGACCTCGAGCGGGGAAGCCAGGCTTCACGACCGCCTCTTACCACAGTTGGTCGCgaggtggcggtggcggtggcggcgcaAACCGGGGAGTGCGCACGACACCCTGGGAGTTTgtagtccccccgccccccgccaggcgAGACCGCGCCGAGCATCCTGGGAATTGTAGTCGCAGCCCGAGCACGCCCTGCGCAGGCGCACACCGACAGCCGTTTCCGGGCTCCCGCGTCGCGTCTCGCCGAGGAGAAAAGCCCGTGGAGGGCTCACCGAGCGACGATGGCTACCTACAGCCTGGCGAACGAGAGGCTCCGCGCCCTGGAGGACATCGAACGGGAAATCGGCGCCATTCTGCAGAACGCAGGTTCGGGACGCGACGGCTGGCGGCGGGGAGCGAGGCGGGGCAGGGCTGCACCTGTGCCTGCCGCCGCCCCTCAGCAGGGATGAGAGGGCCCCCCCCAGAGGGACTCCCCCAGGTGGccgcggtggggggtggggcaggcagcACGGCTCGCTCCGGCTAGCGCCGGCCCTGTCTCCTCCCCCGCAGGGACCGTGATCCTGGAGCTGTCCAAGGAGAAGACCAACGAGCGGCTCCTGGACCGGCAGGCGGCGGCCTTCACGGCGTCTGTGCAGCACGTGGAGGCGGAGCTGTCGGCTCAGATCCGCTACCTCACCCAGGTGTGTACGTGGTGGGGTGCTGGCCCCCTCCCGCTCTCCGCCCCTGCCCTGGCCGCCGACACCGCGGGCACCCCAGACCCCACCCTctatcccatccccccatcctacccccctcccagccagccagccagccagccagccgaGACCCGGGACTGGGTGACCCTTCCAGACCCAGCTTCTCCTTCCTGAAGGAAATACTTAAAGGTGGCCCTGCCCAATTCACTGGTAAGCGCTACGAGAGCCGCTGGACAGGGAAGCCCTGGGAAAGAATCTGTGAACCCTGCCAAAGCCACAAGAGTTTGCACTCAAGACACTTGACCTGACCTTGGGGCCCTGAAGTGGCAACGCCCTAAGAAAAGGGACAAGGTTCAGAGGGTTCTGGAGTCTTTTTTTATAACAGCAACCGCCCTGCATTAAGTTTTTACAATGTGTCAGAGATTGCAACAAGTCTAGGAAGTAGTTACTGTTGCCCACACTTGATAGATGAGGTTAACAAGTGAAGTGATTTACTCTAGGTCAGCCAGCCACCTCCCCAGCCTTAAAGGCTTCACACCCAGGGAAGAAATGAGATGGGAAAGCCGCTACTTGGCTGGGAagatggggaagggaaggggtgcCTCACTGACCCATCTGAATATCCTGTAGGTGGCCACGGGGCAGCCCCACGAGGGCTCCAGCTACTCTTCCAGAAAGGACTGTCAGATGGCCCTGAAGCGAGTGGACTATGCTCGCCTCAAGCTCAGTGATGTGGCCCGAACCTGTGAGCAGATGCTGGAAAACTAGGCCAACCTAGCAAGAACTTGGAGACCACCACCGGCACTCTGGACAAAACCTGGAGACCTGTACAGTGGGCAGTAGGGGCTGCCACACACGTGCCCTACTGGACTGAGTATGCAAGGGCTGAATGGCAGAAAGTGGGAACGGAGAATCTTGTGAGACCAAGCCTGCCCACAGTGATGCCCTGGCTCCTCCAGCAGGGTGCTCTGCTCACCACAAAACTGCTGACAAGTTCAGGCAGAGGGGAGATTCAGACACCAATCTTAACTTCCTCAAACCTTTCATGTCCCTACCCCAGGCTTCTTCAGACTGGACCAATGGAGGCATGTTCTTTTTCATTgaaagagacaaaacaagaacTAGGggctttaataataaaaacaacagcaatgaAAGCAAGGAGCTCAGACTCTCACTGGAACATATGTGGGTGATATGAACAGGGATTGAGGAAATAAAACCCAAGTGCATGGCACCTGCTGAGGAACGGTGGGAAGGCCCACCCCCGCACTGTGGGGGTGGAAGGAGGAAGCAGGAGAGGCCTGAGGCTGGGGAGGAACAGCTGGTGTGTGATGAGAGACTGGGACTAGGG contains:
- the MED11 gene encoding mediator of RNA polymerase II transcription subunit 11 isoform X1; the protein is MATYSLANERLRALEDIEREIGAILQNAGTVILELSKEKTNERLLDRQAAAFTASVQHVEAELSAQIRYLTQPASQPASRDPGLGDPSRPSFSFLKEILKGGPAQFTGGHGAAPRGLQLLFQKGLSDGPEASGLCSPQAQ
- the MED11 gene encoding mediator of RNA polymerase II transcription subunit 11 isoform X2, with the protein product MATYSLANERLRALEDIEREIGAILQNAGTVILELSKEKTNERLLDRQAAAFTASVQHVEAELSAQIRYLTQVATGQPHEGSSYSSRKDCQMALKRVDYARLKLSDVARTCEQMLEN